The following proteins are encoded in a genomic region of Streptomyces sp. NBC_01723:
- a CDS encoding XdhC/CoxI family protein yields MLDIADELNRWVEQGRDFAVATVVAVGGSAPRQPGAALAVDAGGTAIGSVSGGCVEGAVYELCRQSLEDGETVLERFGYSDEDAFAVGLTCGGVIDILVTPVRAADPARPVLAAALAASARGEAAAVARVVSGPAELMGRALLVHPDGSRAGGFGAHPELDRTVAAEAGAFLDAGRTGTLEIGEQGSRCGAPLTLLIESSVPAPRMIVFGAIDFASALVRAGKFLGYHVTVCDARPVFATRLRFPDADEIVVEWPHEYLRRTEVDARTVLCVLTHDAKFDIPLIKLALRLPVAYIGAMGSRRTHLDRNARLREVGVSDLELARLRSPIGLDLGARTPEETALSIAAEIVATRRGGTGASLTGAHTPIHHDGPTTPAGRIGSVA; encoded by the coding sequence ATGCTGGACATCGCCGACGAGCTGAACCGGTGGGTCGAGCAGGGACGCGACTTCGCCGTGGCCACCGTGGTGGCCGTCGGCGGCAGCGCCCCCCGCCAGCCCGGCGCCGCCCTCGCGGTGGACGCCGGGGGCACGGCGATCGGCTCGGTCTCCGGTGGCTGCGTGGAAGGGGCCGTGTACGAGCTGTGCCGGCAGTCGCTGGAGGACGGCGAAACCGTCCTGGAGCGCTTCGGCTACAGCGACGAGGACGCCTTCGCCGTGGGTCTGACCTGCGGCGGGGTCATCGACATCCTCGTGACTCCGGTACGGGCGGCGGACCCCGCCCGACCGGTGCTCGCCGCCGCGCTCGCCGCCTCCGCACGGGGGGAGGCGGCGGCGGTGGCGCGGGTCGTGAGCGGTCCGGCGGAGCTGATGGGCCGCGCGCTCCTCGTCCACCCGGACGGCTCCCGGGCCGGCGGGTTCGGCGCCCACCCCGAACTGGACCGGACGGTGGCCGCCGAGGCGGGCGCCTTCCTGGACGCCGGCCGCACGGGCACGCTGGAGATCGGTGAGCAGGGCTCGCGCTGCGGTGCGCCGCTCACGCTGCTGATCGAGTCCTCGGTGCCCGCCCCCCGCATGATCGTCTTCGGTGCGATCGACTTCGCCTCCGCGCTGGTCCGCGCCGGAAAGTTCCTCGGCTACCACGTGACGGTGTGCGACGCCCGCCCCGTCTTCGCGACCCGGCTCCGCTTCCCGGACGCCGACGAGATCGTCGTCGAGTGGCCCCACGAGTACCTGCGGCGCACGGAGGTCGACGCGCGCACGGTGCTGTGCGTGCTGACCCACGACGCCAAGTTCGACATCCCGCTGATCAAGCTGGCGCTGCGGCTGCCGGTGGCGTACATCGGCGCGATGGGCTCGCGCCGCACCCACCTGGACCGCAACGCGCGCCTGCGCGAGGTCGGCGTGAGCGACCTGGAGCTGGCCCGCCTCAGGTCGCCCATCGGCCTCGACCTCGGCGCCCGCACCCCCGAGGAGACGGCCCTCTCCATCGCCGCCGAGATCGTCGCCACCCGCCGCGGCGGCACCGGCGCCTCCCTGACCGGCGCCCACACCCCGATCCACCACGACGGCCCGACGACACCGGCGGGGCGGATCGGGTCGGTGGCCTAG
- a CDS encoding endonuclease/exonuclease/phosphatase family protein, translated as MSARARTFVQLSVAGALLTLAVAAPPASAGQGHTVPLRIATYNIHAGTGSDGVFDLDRQAAALRALDADVIGLQEVDVHWGDRSQGLDVAGELARRLGMRVSFAPIYSLDPVTAGGPRREYGVAVLSRFAIRSEANHEITRLSTQDENPVPAPAPGFGEVTLKVRGVPVQVFVTHLDYRADPAVRVVQVADTRRIMARERAARPGARQVLLGDFNAEPTAPELGPLWRELRDAGTGTGGTFPAAAPVKRIDYVTVGRGVRVRGAAVPEEAVASDHRPVVADVSLTRR; from the coding sequence ATGTCTGCCAGAGCGCGCACCTTCGTCCAACTGTCCGTCGCCGGAGCCCTGTTGACGCTGGCCGTGGCGGCACCGCCCGCCTCTGCCGGTCAGGGTCACACCGTTCCGCTGCGCATCGCCACCTACAACATCCATGCCGGCACGGGCTCGGACGGCGTCTTCGACCTCGACCGGCAGGCCGCCGCGCTGCGCGCCCTCGACGCGGACGTGATCGGCCTCCAGGAGGTCGACGTGCACTGGGGTGACCGCAGCCAGGGGCTCGACGTGGCCGGGGAGTTGGCGCGGCGGCTGGGGATGCGGGTGTCGTTCGCGCCGATCTACAGCCTCGACCCCGTGACGGCGGGCGGCCCCCGGCGCGAGTACGGCGTGGCGGTGCTGTCCCGCTTCGCGATCCGGTCCGAGGCGAACCACGAGATCACGCGCCTGTCCACGCAGGACGAGAACCCGGTGCCGGCTCCCGCGCCCGGGTTCGGCGAGGTGACGCTCAAGGTGCGCGGGGTGCCGGTGCAGGTGTTCGTGACCCACCTCGACTACCGGGCCGACCCGGCCGTGCGGGTCGTGCAGGTCGCCGACACGCGGCGCATCATGGCCCGGGAGCGGGCGGCCCGGCCCGGGGCGCGCCAGGTGCTGCTCGGCGACTTCAACGCCGAGCCGACGGCCCCCGAGCTGGGGCCGCTGTGGCGGGAGCTGCGCGACGCCGGGACGGGCACCGGTGGCACGTTCCCGGCCGCGGCCCCCGTGAAGCGGATCGACTACGTGACCGTGGGCAGGGGCGTGCGGGTACGCGGCGCTGCCGTACCGGAGGAAGCGGTGGCCTCGGACCACCGGCCGGTGGTGGCGGACGTGTCCCTGACGCGCCGCTGA
- a CDS encoding glycosyltransferase produces MRIAMVSGHASPLSEPGGDAGGLNVYVARLAEELAARGHDVTVHTRRDAADLPARVALPGGVVVEHVPAGPPQALPVDGLLPHMGSFGAHLARVWAREAPDVVHAHFWLSGLAARTGVRPHGIPLVQTFHTLGTGTGTGTGTGGPPERVGAERLLGRACRRALAVSTDEADALGALGVPARRVSVVPCGVDAEHFHPAADTGRTPERRQRHRLLACGRLVPGKGYDHAVRALAEISDAELLVAGGPPAGAVAADPEARRLTALARRTGVADRVRLLGAVPPDDMPALLRSADLVLCTPVQEPFGFVPLEAMACGVPVLATDVGAHRDCVADGSTGRLVAPEDPAALADAVRALLAEERLRRQYGRNGRERVLRHHTWARVADAVEQVYRLALPEPPPATGPSAPDDRLEGLAHIGAGGRDGHP; encoded by the coding sequence ATGAGGATCGCCATGGTGTCCGGGCACGCGAGCCCCCTCAGCGAGCCCGGCGGTGACGCCGGTGGGCTGAACGTCTACGTGGCCCGCCTCGCCGAGGAGCTGGCGGCGCGCGGACACGACGTCACGGTGCACACCCGCCGCGACGCCGCCGACCTGCCCGCCCGGGTCGCGCTGCCCGGCGGCGTGGTCGTCGAGCACGTGCCGGCCGGCCCGCCCCAGGCGCTGCCCGTGGACGGGCTCCTGCCGCATATGGGCAGCTTCGGCGCACACCTGGCCCGGGTCTGGGCCCGGGAGGCACCCGACGTGGTGCACGCCCACTTCTGGCTCTCCGGCCTGGCCGCGCGGACCGGCGTACGGCCGCACGGCATCCCCCTCGTGCAGACCTTCCACACCCTCGGCACCGGCACCGGCACCGGCACCGGCACCGGCGGCCCGCCCGAACGCGTCGGCGCCGAACGGCTGCTCGGCCGCGCCTGCCGACGCGCCCTGGCCGTCAGCACCGACGAGGCCGACGCCCTCGGCGCCCTGGGCGTACCCGCCCGCCGGGTGTCGGTGGTGCCCTGCGGAGTGGACGCCGAGCACTTCCACCCCGCCGCCGACACCGGCCGCACCCCCGAACGCCGCCAACGGCACCGGCTGCTCGCCTGCGGACGGCTGGTGCCCGGCAAGGGCTACGACCATGCCGTCCGCGCCCTCGCCGAGATCTCCGACGCCGAACTCCTCGTCGCGGGCGGCCCGCCGGCCGGTGCCGTGGCGGCCGACCCGGAGGCCCGGCGCCTGACCGCGCTGGCCCGCCGCACCGGTGTCGCCGACCGGGTCCGGCTGCTCGGCGCGGTCCCCCCGGACGACATGCCCGCCCTGCTCCGCAGCGCCGACCTGGTGCTGTGCACCCCCGTCCAGGAACCGTTCGGCTTCGTGCCGCTGGAGGCCATGGCGTGCGGGGTGCCCGTCCTCGCCACCGACGTCGGCGCCCACCGCGACTGCGTGGCGGACGGCAGCACCGGCCGCCTGGTCGCGCCGGAGGACCCCGCTGCCCTCGCGGACGCCGTCCGCGCGCTCCTCGCCGAGGAACGGCTGCGCCGCCAGTACGGCAGGAACGGCCGCGAACGGGTCCTGCGCCACCACACCTGGGCCCGGGTCGCCGACGCGGTGGAACAGGTCTACCGCCTGGCCCTGCCCGAACCGCCCCCGGCGACCGGCCCGTCAGCGCCCGACGACCGGCTCGAAGGCCTCGCGCACATCGGCGCCGGAGGGCGTGACGGCCATCCGTGA
- a CDS encoding WD40 repeat domain-containing protein: MDFAPDGRTLASGGEDHAVRLWNVADPAHDEAFGGPLTGHLDTVTSVAFAPGGDTLASAGDDLTAGIWTLDTDRVVRPVCARTGGDLTPARWHELLPQLACRPTCR; encoded by the coding sequence GTGGACTTCGCCCCCGACGGGCGGACCCTCGCGAGCGGCGGCGAGGACCACGCCGTACGCCTGTGGAACGTGGCCGACCCCGCCCACGACGAGGCGTTCGGCGGCCCCCTGACCGGCCACCTGGACACGGTCACCTCGGTCGCGTTCGCGCCCGGCGGCGACACCCTGGCCTCCGCCGGCGACGACCTGACGGCCGGGATCTGGACCCTGGACACGGACCGGGTCGTCCGGCCCGTCTGCGCCCGCACCGGCGGCGACCTCACCCCCGCCCGCTGGCACGAACTGCTGCCGCAGCTCGCCTGCCGGCCCACCTGCCGGTAG
- a CDS encoding xanthine dehydrogenase family protein molybdopterin-binding subunit yields the protein MAATGAPTKITQGSQTKGGIGESTLRPDGTLKVTGEFAYSSDMWHEDMLWGQILRSTVAHAEIVSIDTGEALAMAGVYAVMTYDDLPTEVRNYGLEIQDTPVLAHGKVRHHGEPVAIVAADHPETARRAAAKIKVEYRELPVITDEASATAPDAILVHEGRDDHHIGHVPHPNIVHRQPIVRGDADAAAARADVIVKGEYYFGMQDQAFLGPESGLAVPSGDGGVELYVATQWLHSDLKQIAPVLGLPEDKVRMTLSGVGGAFGGREDLSMQIHACLLAMRTGKPVKIVYNRFESFFGHVHRHPARLFYEHGATKDGKLTHLKCRIVLDGGAYASASPAVVGNASSLAVGPYVIDDVDIEAIALYSNNPPCGAMRGFGAVQACFAYEAQMDKVAKELGMDPVEFRRINAMEQGTIMPTGQPVDSPAPVAELLRRVKAMPMPPERQWESSEGADVRQLPGGLSNTTHGEGVVRGVGYAVGIKNVGFSEGFDDYSTAKVRMEVIGGEPVATVHTAMAEVGQGGVTVHAQIARTELGVTQVTIHPADTQVGSAGSTSASRQTYVTGGAVKNACELVREKVLEIGRRKFGSYHPAWATAELLLEGGKVVTDGGEVLGDLVDVLEGEAVEVEEEWRHRPTEPFDLRTGQGNGHVQYSFAAHRAVVEVDTELGLVKVIELACAQDVGKALNPLSVIGQIQGGTTQGLGIAIMEEIVVDPKTAKVRNPSFTDYLLPTILDTPTIPVDVLELADDHAPYGLRGIGEAPTLSSTPAVLAAIRNATGLALDRTPVRPEHLTGTA from the coding sequence ATGGCTGCCACCGGCGCACCCACCAAAATCACCCAGGGTTCCCAGACCAAGGGCGGCATCGGCGAGTCCACGCTCCGCCCGGACGGCACCCTCAAGGTCACCGGCGAGTTCGCGTACTCGTCCGACATGTGGCACGAGGACATGCTCTGGGGCCAGATCCTGCGCTCCACCGTCGCGCACGCCGAGATCGTCTCCATCGACACCGGCGAGGCCCTCGCGATGGCCGGCGTCTACGCCGTCATGACGTACGACGACCTGCCCACCGAGGTACGCAACTACGGCCTGGAGATCCAGGACACCCCCGTCCTCGCCCACGGCAAGGTCCGCCACCACGGCGAGCCGGTCGCCATCGTCGCCGCCGACCACCCGGAGACCGCGCGCCGCGCCGCCGCCAAGATCAAGGTGGAGTACCGCGAACTGCCCGTCATCACCGACGAGGCCTCCGCGACGGCGCCGGACGCGATCCTCGTCCACGAGGGCCGCGACGACCACCACATCGGCCACGTCCCGCACCCCAACATCGTGCACCGCCAGCCGATCGTCCGCGGCGACGCCGACGCGGCCGCCGCGCGCGCCGACGTGATCGTCAAGGGCGAGTACTACTTCGGCATGCAGGACCAGGCCTTCCTCGGCCCCGAGTCCGGCCTCGCGGTGCCCTCCGGGGACGGCGGCGTCGAGCTGTACGTCGCCACCCAGTGGCTGCACTCCGACCTGAAGCAGATCGCCCCGGTCCTCGGCCTGCCCGAGGACAAGGTGCGCATGACGCTCTCCGGCGTCGGCGGCGCCTTCGGCGGGCGCGAGGACCTGTCGATGCAGATCCACGCCTGCCTGCTGGCGATGCGCACCGGCAAGCCGGTCAAGATCGTCTACAACCGCTTCGAGTCCTTCTTCGGCCACGTGCACCGCCACCCGGCCCGCCTGTTCTACGAGCACGGCGCCACCAAGGACGGCAAGCTCACCCACCTCAAGTGCCGCATCGTCCTGGACGGCGGCGCCTACGCCTCCGCCTCCCCGGCGGTCGTCGGCAACGCCTCCTCGCTCGCCGTCGGCCCCTACGTGATCGACGACGTGGACATCGAGGCCATCGCCCTCTACTCCAACAACCCGCCCTGCGGCGCCATGCGCGGCTTCGGCGCGGTCCAGGCGTGCTTCGCCTACGAGGCGCAGATGGACAAGGTCGCCAAGGAACTCGGCATGGACCCGGTGGAGTTCCGCCGGATCAACGCCATGGAGCAGGGCACCATCATGCCCACCGGCCAGCCGGTCGACTCCCCGGCGCCGGTCGCCGAACTGCTGCGCCGCGTCAAGGCGATGCCGATGCCGCCGGAGCGCCAGTGGGAGTCCAGCGAGGGCGCCGACGTACGGCAGCTGCCCGGCGGTCTGTCCAACACCACGCACGGCGAGGGCGTCGTCCGCGGCGTCGGCTACGCGGTCGGCATCAAGAACGTCGGCTTCTCCGAGGGCTTCGACGACTACTCCACCGCCAAGGTCCGCATGGAGGTCATCGGCGGCGAGCCGGTGGCCACCGTGCACACCGCCATGGCGGAGGTCGGCCAGGGCGGCGTCACCGTCCACGCGCAGATCGCCCGCACCGAGCTGGGCGTCACCCAGGTCACCATCCACCCGGCCGACACCCAGGTCGGCTCGGCCGGCTCCACCTCGGCCTCCCGGCAGACGTACGTCACCGGCGGCGCCGTGAAGAACGCCTGCGAGCTGGTGCGCGAGAAGGTCCTGGAGATCGGGCGCCGCAAGTTCGGCTCCTACCACCCCGCCTGGGCCACCGCGGAACTCCTGCTGGAGGGCGGCAAGGTCGTCACCGACGGCGGCGAGGTCCTCGGCGACCTGGTCGACGTCCTGGAGGGCGAGGCCGTCGAGGTCGAGGAGGAGTGGCGGCACCGGCCGACCGAGCCCTTCGACCTGCGCACCGGCCAGGGCAACGGCCACGTCCAGTACTCCTTCGCCGCACACCGCGCCGTCGTCGAGGTCGACACCGAACTCGGCCTGGTCAAGGTCATCGAACTGGCCTGCGCGCAGGACGTCGGCAAGGCGCTCAACCCGCTGTCGGTCATCGGCCAGATCCAGGGCGGCACCACCCAGGGGCTGGGCATCGCCATCATGGAGGAGATCGTCGTCGACCCCAAGACGGCGAAGGTCAGGAACCCCTCCTTCACGGACTACCTGCTCCCCACCATCCTCGACACGCCGACGATCCCGGTCGACGTGCTCGAACTCGCCGACGACCACGCGCCGTACGGGCTGCGCGGCATCGGCGAGGCCCCCACCCTGTCGTCCACCCCGGCGGTCCTCGCGGCCATCCGGAACGCGACGGGGCTGGCGCTCGACCGCACGCCGGTACGGCCGGAACACCTCACCGGCACGGCGTGA
- a CDS encoding (2Fe-2S)-binding protein, translating to MRVNFTVNGRPQEADDVWEGESLLYVLRERMGLPGSKNACEQGECGSCTVRLDGVPVCSCLVAAGQAQGREIVTVEGLAEFAKDRAEGCATGACGSDAGKGTTLDQAKRWQAGGTDSQTGEGTELAPIQQAFIDAGAVQCGFCTPGLLVAADEMLERNPNPSDADIREALSGNLCRCTGYEKIMDAVRLAAARQSEGV from the coding sequence ATGCGCGTCAACTTCACTGTCAACGGACGTCCGCAGGAAGCCGACGACGTGTGGGAGGGCGAGTCCCTGCTGTACGTGCTGCGCGAGCGGATGGGCCTGCCCGGCTCCAAGAACGCCTGCGAGCAGGGCGAGTGCGGCTCCTGCACGGTCCGCCTCGACGGCGTGCCGGTCTGCTCCTGCCTGGTCGCGGCCGGCCAGGCGCAGGGCCGCGAGATCGTCACCGTCGAGGGCCTGGCGGAGTTCGCCAAGGACCGTGCCGAGGGCTGCGCGACCGGCGCCTGCGGAAGCGACGCCGGCAAGGGCACCACCCTCGACCAGGCCAAGCGCTGGCAGGCCGGCGGCACCGACTCGCAGACCGGCGAGGGCACCGAACTGGCCCCGATCCAGCAGGCGTTCATCGACGCCGGCGCCGTCCAGTGCGGCTTCTGCACGCCCGGACTGCTGGTCGCCGCCGACGAGATGCTGGAGCGCAACCCGAACCCGTCCGACGCGGACATCCGTGAGGCGCTGTCGGGCAACCTGTGCCGCTGCACGGGCTACGAGAAGATCATGGACGCGGTCCGCCTGGCCGCGGCCCGTCAGTCCGAGGGGGTCTGA
- a CDS encoding nSTAND1 domain-containing NTPase: protein MTAIRDGRLPKYPSRPDPDGTRAVLDRLVRARLLTLDDGTVALAHEALITAWPRLRGWTDPERDRLRVHRVRSEAARTWTGLGRENAALYADSRLAADHDAFQPDHDAFQPDHHAELTPTEREFLAASTGRRRRAVWLRRGLPAALALLVPVASGTAVVALRPRDTARAERDDAVFGRITAEADRLRPTSTPLSARLDAAALGMRSTPELATARSPRTRAGCCPPGCPDTRASAAPWTSPPTGGPSRAAARTTPYACGTWPTPPTTRRSAAP from the coding sequence GTGACGGCCATCCGTGACGGCAGACTGCCGAAGTACCCGAGCCGACCCGACCCGGACGGCACCCGCGCCGTCCTGGACCGGCTGGTCCGCGCCCGGCTGCTCACCCTCGACGACGGCACCGTCGCACTCGCCCACGAAGCGCTGATCACCGCCTGGCCCAGGTTGCGCGGCTGGACCGACCCCGAACGCGACCGGCTGCGCGTCCACCGCGTCCGCTCCGAGGCCGCCCGCACCTGGACCGGCCTCGGCCGGGAGAACGCCGCCCTCTACGCGGACTCCCGCCTGGCCGCCGACCACGACGCGTTCCAGCCCGACCACGACGCGTTCCAGCCCGACCACCACGCCGAACTCACGCCGACGGAGCGCGAGTTCCTGGCCGCCTCGACCGGCCGGCGGCGGCGCGCGGTGTGGCTGCGGCGCGGGCTGCCGGCCGCGCTCGCCCTGCTGGTGCCGGTCGCGTCCGGCACCGCCGTCGTCGCCCTCAGACCGCGCGACACCGCCCGGGCCGAGCGGGACGACGCCGTCTTCGGCCGGATCACCGCCGAGGCCGACCGGCTGCGCCCCACCAGCACCCCCCTGTCCGCCCGGCTCGACGCCGCCGCGCTCGGCATGCGCTCCACCCCCGAACTCGCGACGGCGCGCTCACCACGGACGCGGGCCGGGTGCTGTCCACCCGGCTGCCCGGACACCAGGGCATCGGCAGCGCCGTGGACTTCGCCCCCGACGGGCGGACCCTCGCGAGCGGCGGCGAGGACCACGCCGTACGCCTGTGGAACGTGGCCGACCCCGCCCACGACGAGGCGTTCGGCGGCCCCCTGA
- a CDS encoding glycosyltransferase: MSAGQGGAGPGNGYAVVVPTLVRDSLADCLAALAAATGPGPDEIVLVDDRPGSRADPGALEHPLTVLGDLRERTVVLRSGGRGPAAARNTGLRAVTAPWTAFLDDDVQVGPHWCGELIQDLAEAAPDTGAVQGVIAVPLPGERRPTDWERDTAGLARARWTNADMAYRTVVLRQVGGFDERFTRAFREDADLALRVLDAGWRIRRGRRTTRHPVPPAARWVSLGQQRANADDALMRRLHGPDWWAKAVAPRGRIRRHAAITAAGAATLALTVAGRPRAAAVTGLGWAAGTAEFAWARIAPGPRTRHEVTTVLVTSALIPPTATWHRLSGLWCHRNAPAWRERPA; this comes from the coding sequence ATGAGCGCCGGACAGGGCGGCGCGGGACCCGGGAACGGCTACGCCGTCGTCGTCCCCACTCTCGTCCGCGACTCCCTGGCCGACTGCCTGGCCGCGCTGGCCGCCGCGACCGGTCCCGGCCCCGACGAGATCGTCCTGGTCGACGACCGGCCCGGGTCCCGCGCCGACCCGGGCGCGCTGGAACACCCGCTGACCGTCCTCGGCGACCTGCGCGAGCGCACGGTGGTCCTGCGCAGCGGCGGACGCGGCCCCGCCGCCGCCCGCAACACCGGGCTCCGCGCGGTCACCGCGCCCTGGACCGCGTTCCTCGACGACGACGTCCAGGTCGGCCCGCACTGGTGCGGGGAGCTGATTCAGGACCTCGCCGAGGCGGCTCCCGACACCGGTGCCGTGCAGGGGGTGATCGCCGTCCCGCTGCCCGGCGAGCGCCGCCCCACCGACTGGGAGCGCGACACCGCGGGGCTCGCCCGGGCCCGCTGGACCAACGCCGACATGGCGTATCGCACCGTCGTGCTCCGGCAGGTGGGCGGCTTCGACGAACGCTTCACCCGCGCCTTCCGGGAGGACGCCGACCTCGCGCTGCGCGTCCTCGACGCCGGGTGGCGCATCCGGCGGGGCCGCCGCACCACCCGGCACCCCGTACCGCCCGCCGCCCGCTGGGTCTCCCTGGGGCAGCAGCGGGCCAACGCCGACGACGCCCTCATGCGACGGCTGCACGGCCCCGACTGGTGGGCCAAGGCGGTGGCGCCCCGGGGCCGGATCCGGCGCCACGCGGCGATCACCGCGGCGGGCGCCGCGACCCTGGCCCTCACCGTCGCCGGGCGGCCCCGCGCCGCGGCCGTCACCGGCCTCGGCTGGGCGGCCGGCACCGCCGAGTTCGCCTGGGCCCGCATCGCGCCCGGCCCGCGCACCCGCCACGAGGTCACGACTGTGCTGGTCACCAGCGCGCTCATCCCGCCCACCGCGACCTGGCACCGGCTCAGCGGCCTGTGGTGCCACCGCAACGCCCCCGCCTGGCGGGAGAGGCCCGCATGA
- a CDS encoding NCS2 family permease, translated as MTQQSVEPKTTAEEAGAGSRVPSGRSWLDRYFHISHRGSTVAREVRGGITTFMAMAYIVLLNPVLLGGKDVAGDTLSQKALITATALAAAVTTLLMGFIGKVPLALAAGLSVSGVIAGQVVPQMTWGQAFAMCVMYGVVIMLLVVTGLREMIMNAIPLALKHGITMGIGLFIAIIGLVKGGFVHAGEATPLTLGPAGELAGWPVLLFAGTLLLIFMLQARNTPGAILIGIVTGTIVAAVLNATGVIDPKQWANGAPELHGSAVSMPDFSLFGTLEFGGWGQVGAMTVGMIVFTLVLAGFFDAMATIIGVGTEAKLADDKGRMPGLSKALFIDGAGGAVGGVAGGSGQTVFVESATGVGEGARTGLASVVTGAFFAACLFFTPITAIVPQEVASAALVVIGAMMMMNARHVDWADRATAIPVFLTVVLMPFTYSITAGVAAGVISYVAIKVAQGKTREIGAFMWALTVIFVVYFALNPIESWLGVH; from the coding sequence ATGACCCAGCAGTCAGTGGAGCCCAAGACCACCGCCGAGGAAGCGGGCGCGGGTTCCCGCGTCCCCTCCGGCCGGTCTTGGCTCGACCGGTACTTTCACATATCGCACAGAGGATCCACGGTCGCGCGTGAGGTGCGCGGCGGCATCACCACCTTCATGGCGATGGCGTACATCGTCCTGCTCAACCCGGTTCTGCTCGGCGGCAAGGACGTCGCGGGCGACACCCTGAGCCAGAAGGCCCTGATCACCGCGACGGCGCTCGCCGCGGCGGTCACCACGCTCCTCATGGGCTTCATCGGCAAGGTGCCGCTGGCCCTGGCCGCCGGGCTCTCGGTGTCCGGCGTCATCGCCGGCCAGGTCGTCCCCCAGATGACCTGGGGCCAGGCCTTCGCCATGTGCGTGATGTACGGCGTGGTCATCATGCTGCTCGTGGTCACCGGGCTGCGCGAGATGATCATGAACGCGATCCCGCTCGCCCTCAAGCACGGCATCACGATGGGCATCGGCCTCTTCATCGCCATCATCGGCCTGGTCAAGGGCGGCTTCGTGCACGCCGGCGAGGCGACCCCGCTCACCCTCGGCCCCGCCGGTGAACTCGCCGGCTGGCCCGTGCTGCTCTTCGCGGGCACGCTGCTCCTGATCTTCATGCTCCAGGCGCGCAACACCCCGGGCGCGATCCTGATCGGCATCGTCACCGGCACCATCGTCGCGGCGGTGCTGAACGCCACCGGGGTCATCGACCCCAAGCAGTGGGCGAACGGTGCTCCGGAACTGCACGGCAGTGCGGTCTCCATGCCGGACTTCTCGCTCTTCGGGACCCTGGAGTTCGGCGGCTGGGGCCAGGTCGGCGCGATGACGGTCGGCATGATCGTCTTCACGCTGGTGCTGGCCGGGTTCTTCGACGCGATGGCCACCATCATCGGCGTCGGCACCGAGGCCAAGCTCGCCGACGACAAGGGCCGCATGCCGGGCCTGTCGAAGGCGCTCTTCATCGACGGCGCCGGCGGCGCCGTCGGCGGTGTGGCGGGCGGCTCCGGCCAGACCGTCTTCGTGGAGTCGGCCACCGGCGTCGGCGAGGGCGCCCGCACCGGGCTCGCGTCGGTCGTCACCGGCGCGTTCTTCGCGGCCTGCCTCTTCTTCACGCCGATCACCGCGATCGTGCCGCAGGAGGTGGCCTCCGCCGCCCTGGTCGTCATCGGCGCGATGATGATGATGAACGCCCGCCACGTGGACTGGGCCGACCGGGCCACCGCGATCCCGGTCTTCCTGACCGTCGTCCTGATGCCGTTCACGTACTCCATCACGGCGGGTGTCGCCGCCGGAGTGATCTCCTACGTCGCCATCAAGGTCGCCCAGGGCAAGACCCGGGAGATCGGCGCGTTCATGTGGGCCCTGACGGTGATCTTCGTCGTCTACTTCGCCCTCAACCCGATCGAGAGCTGGCTGGGCGTGCACTAG
- a CDS encoding SRPBCC family protein has translation MVIFSLERTAPLPLDEAWRRLTTWSRHGDAVPLTRVTVETPGPTRRGTVIVARTGGGPFAFDDRMEVTVWQPPGDDTPGRCRLEKRGRLVRGWAEIEVRPGPGGRTRVLWREELDVRLLPSAFDRALGGSGRYVFGRAVNQLLRRP, from the coding sequence GTGGTCATCTTCTCGCTGGAACGCACCGCCCCACTCCCCCTCGACGAGGCGTGGCGGCGCCTCACCACCTGGTCCCGCCACGGCGACGCCGTACCGCTGACCCGGGTCACCGTCGAGACGCCCGGGCCCACCCGCCGGGGCACGGTGATCGTGGCCCGCACCGGCGGCGGTCCGTTCGCCTTCGACGACCGGATGGAGGTCACCGTCTGGCAGCCGCCCGGGGACGACACGCCGGGCCGGTGCCGGCTGGAGAAGCGCGGCCGGCTGGTGCGGGGGTGGGCCGAGATCGAGGTGCGCCCGGGTCCCGGCGGCCGGACCCGGGTCCTGTGGCGCGAGGAACTGGACGTCCGGCTGCTGCCGTCCGCCTTCGACCGCGCGCTCGGCGGGTCGGGGCGCTACGTCTTCGGCCGCGCGGTCAACCAACTGCTGCGCCGACCGTGA